In the genome of Saccharomonospora viridis DSM 43017, one region contains:
- the pssA gene encoding CDP-diacylglycerol--serine O-phosphatidyltransferase: MSRTTPGVRLLPNAVTVLALCAGLSAVQFALSGEYGLAIGAIGLAAVLDSLDGRIARLLDATSKMGAELDSLADSISFGVAPALVLYVWLPDSGRFGWVAALIFAVCMVLRLARFNTLLEDTEQPPYASEFFIGVPAPAGGLLALLPVVATLEFGQGWWSNGPVVWVWTVAIAALLISRIPTLSLKKLRVPAKAAAPLLVAVGLIAAVIIQYPLIVLMTVLLLYLLHLPYAVRRYRWLANHPEAWDVPPKERRAIRRNRTQRRLGLRKPQFRKVAGAARRAVMRPRANTAHVPRVYPPETIVPPPSRTDSRGPRKRHWRRLGLRQNKD, encoded by the coding sequence ATGTCCCGGACCACACCTGGAGTCCGTCTGCTACCCAACGCGGTCACCGTGTTGGCGTTGTGCGCGGGGTTGTCCGCCGTGCAGTTCGCCTTGAGCGGCGAGTACGGACTCGCGATCGGCGCCATCGGCCTCGCCGCGGTGCTCGACAGCCTGGACGGGCGGATCGCGCGCCTGCTCGACGCCACATCCAAGATGGGCGCGGAGCTCGACTCCTTGGCCGACTCGATCTCGTTCGGTGTGGCGCCGGCGCTCGTGTTGTACGTGTGGCTTCCGGATTCCGGCCGATTCGGCTGGGTTGCCGCACTGATCTTCGCGGTGTGCATGGTGTTGCGGCTGGCCCGGTTCAACACGTTGCTCGAGGACACCGAGCAGCCGCCTTACGCGAGTGAGTTCTTCATCGGGGTGCCCGCGCCCGCCGGGGGGCTCCTCGCGCTGTTGCCGGTCGTGGCCACGCTCGAGTTCGGCCAGGGCTGGTGGTCGAACGGACCGGTGGTCTGGGTGTGGACCGTGGCGATCGCGGCCCTGCTCATCAGCCGGATACCGACCCTGTCCTTGAAGAAACTCCGCGTTCCGGCCAAGGCCGCGGCCCCTCTGCTGGTCGCGGTGGGACTGATCGCCGCCGTGATCATCCAATACCCGCTGATCGTGCTGATGACCGTACTGCTGCTGTACCTGCTGCACCTGCCGTACGCGGTGCGCCGGTACCGGTGGCTGGCCAACCACCCGGAGGCGTGGGACGTGCCTCCGAAGGAACGCAGGGCCATCCGCCGCAACCGCACCCAGCGCCGTCTCGGACTGCGTAAGCCACAGTTCCGCAAGGTCGCCGGGGCGGCTCGACGTGCGGTGATGCGGCCTCGGGCCAACACCGCGCACGTGCCGAGGGTGTATCCGCCGGAGACGATCGTGCCCCCGCCGTCCCGTACCGACAGTCGTGGGCCGCGCAAACGTCATTGGCGCCGTCTCGGACTGCGGCAGAACAAGGATTGA